A window of the Streptomyces sp. NBC_00878 genome harbors these coding sequences:
- a CDS encoding type I polyketide synthase: protein MNGSGSDSALARRLATAASSQHRRLVTDLVHTAVTEAIEAARPDTAGTLDPTLPFAELGLDSLAAVDLHRRLTERTGLDLPVTVAYDCPTADAMAGRLLAEALGTRDDTPLPLPQGPVDEPVAVVGIGCRFPGGVSTPADLWQLLTDGGEVLSGFPEDRGWDLAALYDEDPEVAGSAYVRSGGFLDTATEFDAEFFGISPREALGMDPQQRLVLETSWQALEDAGIDPTALRGTAAGMFFGAEIQEYGPRLHEAPDGLDAYLLTGNASSVISGRVAYVLGAEGPAVTVDTACSASLVAVHLACRSLRQGESSLALAGGVAVMGGPGVFTAFSRQRGLAPDGRCKAFSADADGTGFAEGVGVLVLERLSDARRNGHRVLAVVRGSAVNQDGASNGLTAPSGSSQQRLIHRALAESGLTAAEVDVVDGHGTGTRLGDPIEATALLATYGQGREPDAPLLLGSVKSNLGHTQAAAGVAGMIKMVLAMRHGQVPRTLHVEEPSPHVDWTSGAVELVTETRPWPETGLPRRAGVSSFGVSGTNAHVILELPAPDDESGAGAGAGPETGETGTGTGAAPGATGADRAPGLLPFVLSARGEAALRARAADLLPLVDETGPGDIDLAYSLATTRAALGDRAVLVSGDRAELRDALTALASGTAPVSAATGGALGFLFTGQGSQRTAMGRELAETHPVFADALDAACGYLDLQLELPLRDVLFAEPDSPQAELLHRTEYAQPALFALEVALYRLLESWGLTPDYLAGHSIGEIAAAHVAGVLTLEDAAILVAARGRLMQQLPTGGAMVAVRAAEADVTPLLTERTGVAAVNGPASVVVSGDEADVERIAGELAARGHDTKRLRVSHAFHSPLMEPMLAEFRRIAHVLDYAEPALPVVSTVTGDLVTSELCDPEYWVEHVRAQVRFHDAVRWLADAGVRTFLEIGPDAVLSAMGPDCVDTPGTAFLPVLRRDRPETHEALSALAAAHTRGVPVDWERHFRGHGAKRTDLPPYPFQRRRFWLEQGSATDAGGLGQLPAGHPLLAAVVAVGAEGVVLTGRLSTRTHPWLADHVISGRVLFPGTAFVELALCAGDQVGAGTLRELTLGAPLVLNADGGVAIQVAVAEPDDSGSRAVTVHSRPDGDDTAPWTRHATGVLTATAVPTAADLITWPPLGAEPLDVTGVYTDLADQGYGYGPAFQGLRAAWKHGTDVYAEVTLPEPAASDAPGFGLHPALLDAALHAADLDAEPSDEVLLPFAWTDVTLHATGATAVRVKISRTGGNTIALHLADATGAPVADVAGLTSLPVPDTDVLYTVGWSPCPRPATTPPLHIAVLDDETGTLPTGPAPDIAVHRVPEGPGDSAADAREARDATSDVLRLLRTWQRGERFADTRLVVVTSPGSPDHAAVRGLVRSAQAENPGRYVLVAHDALPTDAELRAALATGEPELALFGGQFSVPRLTSLPAATATAADWGTVLITGGTGGLGALLARHLVREHDVRDLVLVGRRGSAPALAEELTALGAEVTVAACDVGDREALRQLLAEHPVDSVVHAAGTVRDGVLDSLTDEMVDEVFHAKAEGAWHLHELTRDHDLRHFVLFSSLAAVLDGAGQGNYAAANAYLDALAEHRATLGLPATALAWGLWATDTGMGAALDDATLERIAGYGLPGLTAERSLELFDAVVRSGAPRVVPVEVDAAAVRRRPDGIPPLLSTVVRPVTRRTAAATATDGGAEGGALAALPVAERGRALLELVRTEVAAVLRHDGPSAIDPARAFTEIGFDSLAAVELRNRLNTVTGKQLPATLVFDYPTSQALADHIRDVLFGAEPQAAALVATRRADDDDPIVIVGMSCRYPGGVGSPEDLWHLVADGVDGVADFPADRGWDTEALYDPEPGTPGRTYTREGAFLYDAAEFDADFFGISPREAVAMDPQQRLLLEVSWEALERAAIDPATVRGSRTGVFAGVMYHDYGTWLTDVPEDVAAYLGNGSLGSVVSGRVAYALGLEGPAVTVDTACSSSLVTLHLAAQALRQGECELALVGGVTVMSTPDTFVDFARQRGLAADGRCKSFAAAADGTGWGEGVGMLVVERLSDARRNGHQVLAVVRGSAVNSDGASNGLTAPNGPSQQRVIRAALAGAGLTTADVDAVEAHGTGTTLGDPIEAQALLATYGQERPDGRPLWLGSIKSNIGHTQAAAGVAGIIKMVMAMRNGTLPRTLHVDAPSDQVDWSAGAVELLTETRPWEASDRPRRAGVSSFGISGTNAHVIIEEFPQPEAVEPDPVTAPPVVVLPLSARAPEALRGQAERLRETTAAAPADLGLALATTRSTHPHRAVVVAADDGQAAAGLDALARGAEAPGLLVTGSVTEGGLAFLFSGQGAQRPGMGRDWYDTYPVYAEHFDRAAALFDKHLERPLAEVVFGDDSEALEQTAYTQAALFTTQVALYRLLESLGVRPDWLAGHSIGEFAAAHVAGVWSLQDAVSAVAARGRLMQALPEGGAMIAVQATEEEVTPLLDERMGIAAVNGPRAVVVSGDEDAVTGLAAGFTTTRRLRVSHAFHSPRMEPMLEEFRQVMSDLATGEPSVPIVSTLTGAPAAPGELGSADYWVRHVRETVRFADAVTALAAQGVDTFLELGPAAVLSAMGPDCVADDDSQDTDGADVAFVPTARKDTAQVPGLLAAVAAVHTRGADVDWAVLYDGYAGRRTELPTYAFQHRRFWLDTAVAKGDAAGHGLTSVDHPLVSARIEMAGSDGVLLTGRISTATHPVLAQHAVLGTVLLPGTALVDLAVHAGGLVGLPVLDELTLQAPLVLPEDTAVRIQVSARPDGGVEIHSRPENAPADEGWTRNATGTLTAVTDEPPRPPAAWPPPGATPVDVTGLYPRMHTEGYDYGPVFRGVRTAWRRGDTVFAELELPAEARQDATRYGLHPALLDSALHVTSLLDSETDTDTGSGSDDGERDGHGEAGLALPFAWTGVTLHAQGSLTARVRVIPGAEGTRIEVADGEGQPVATVASFVTRTVTADRLARQQRSLYAVEPVPLPEAADRTDRRTWAALGADDLGLGVPVHADLAALGDTVPDVVVLPVRAPRSDADDMPTAVRGALHAALEPVQRWLADERYADSVLLVLTGDTLADAPVRGLVRAAQAEDPGRIVLLGLGEDLPARAALAAALDTGEPEVIWRDGRACVPRLALAEQPLATADPDWGTVLVTGGTGGLGALVARHLTTRHGVTRLVLASRSGPQAAGAERLREELAGLGAHAELVACDVGDRDALAALLDAHPVDSVVHTAGVLADGTVGTLTPERIETVLRPKADAAWHLHELTRDRDLRQFVLFSSAAGTLDASGQGNYAAANVFLDALAEHRAAQGLPATSLAWGLWSGAGGMGGQLDETDLQRIERSGIGALDPDEGLALFDDAVATGLPALVPVRLDIAALRRRGDDVPAVLRALAGVTARATHTEATRTLAERLADLPAADHEHTVLDLVRTEVAAVLGHAGASAIEPRRAFTELGFDSLAAVELRNRLGAAVGLRLPSTLIFDYATPAALAGHLLDRVGPDATATAAATSEADDDQVRELLAAIPVTRIRDAGLLDSLLKLSEPADPAVPREADRSQDIKSMDVADLVRAALDNSTAP, encoded by the coding sequence ATGAACGGGTCCGGTTCCGACTCAGCGCTGGCACGACGGCTGGCCACGGCCGCCTCGTCACAGCACCGCAGGCTAGTCACCGACCTGGTGCACACGGCCGTGACCGAGGCGATCGAGGCGGCCCGCCCGGACACCGCCGGCACGCTGGATCCGACACTCCCGTTCGCCGAACTGGGGCTGGACTCGCTGGCCGCGGTGGACCTGCACCGGCGGCTGACCGAGCGGACGGGCCTGGACCTGCCCGTCACCGTCGCCTATGACTGCCCGACGGCCGACGCGATGGCCGGCCGGCTGCTGGCCGAGGCCCTGGGCACACGGGACGACACCCCCCTGCCGCTGCCCCAGGGCCCGGTCGACGAGCCGGTCGCCGTCGTCGGCATCGGCTGCCGGTTCCCGGGCGGCGTGTCCACACCCGCCGACCTGTGGCAGTTGCTGACCGACGGCGGCGAGGTGCTGTCGGGATTCCCCGAGGACCGCGGCTGGGACCTCGCCGCGCTCTACGACGAGGACCCGGAGGTGGCGGGCAGCGCCTATGTCCGCTCCGGCGGATTCCTCGACACCGCCACCGAGTTCGACGCCGAGTTCTTCGGCATCAGCCCGCGCGAGGCACTGGGCATGGACCCGCAGCAGCGGCTCGTGCTTGAGACGTCCTGGCAGGCACTGGAGGACGCCGGGATCGACCCCACCGCACTGCGCGGCACCGCGGCCGGCATGTTCTTCGGCGCCGAGATCCAGGAGTACGGCCCGCGGCTGCACGAGGCGCCCGACGGGCTCGACGCCTACCTGCTGACCGGCAACGCCTCCAGCGTCATCTCCGGCCGCGTCGCCTACGTACTGGGCGCCGAGGGCCCGGCCGTCACCGTCGACACCGCCTGCTCCGCCTCCCTGGTCGCCGTCCATCTGGCCTGCCGCTCCCTGCGTCAGGGCGAGTCCTCGCTGGCCCTGGCCGGCGGAGTCGCCGTGATGGGCGGCCCCGGCGTGTTCACGGCCTTCAGCCGCCAGCGCGGTCTGGCGCCCGACGGCCGCTGCAAGGCGTTCTCCGCGGACGCCGACGGCACCGGCTTCGCCGAGGGCGTCGGCGTCCTGGTCCTGGAACGGCTCTCCGACGCCCGGCGCAACGGGCACCGGGTGCTCGCCGTCGTCCGCGGCTCCGCCGTCAACCAGGACGGCGCCAGCAACGGACTCACCGCGCCCAGCGGATCCTCCCAACAGCGCCTGATCCACCGGGCGTTGGCCGAATCCGGACTGACCGCCGCCGAGGTCGACGTGGTCGACGGGCACGGCACGGGCACCCGGCTCGGCGACCCCATCGAGGCCACCGCGCTGCTCGCCACGTACGGACAGGGACGCGAGCCGGACGCGCCGTTGCTGCTCGGCTCGGTCAAGTCCAACCTGGGCCACACCCAGGCCGCCGCGGGCGTCGCCGGCATGATCAAGATGGTCCTCGCCATGCGGCACGGACAGGTGCCCAGGACCCTGCACGTGGAGGAGCCCAGCCCGCACGTCGACTGGACCTCCGGCGCCGTCGAGCTGGTCACCGAGACCCGGCCGTGGCCGGAGACGGGCCTCCCGCGCCGCGCCGGTGTGTCCTCGTTCGGCGTCAGCGGCACCAACGCGCACGTGATCCTCGAACTGCCCGCGCCCGACGACGAGTCGGGGGCGGGGGCGGGGGCGGGGCCGGAGACGGGGGAGACCGGGACCGGCACGGGTGCCGCCCCCGGCGCCACCGGAGCGGACCGAGCACCGGGCCTCCTGCCGTTCGTGCTGTCCGCCCGTGGCGAGGCCGCCCTGCGGGCCCGCGCCGCCGACCTGCTGCCCCTGGTGGACGAGACGGGCCCCGGTGACATCGACCTCGCCTACTCCCTGGCCACCACCCGCGCCGCCCTCGGTGACCGCGCCGTCCTGGTCAGCGGCGACCGCGCCGAACTGCGCGACGCCCTCACCGCCCTGGCCTCCGGCACCGCACCCGTGTCCGCCGCCACGGGCGGGGCCCTCGGCTTCCTCTTCACCGGCCAGGGCAGCCAGCGCACGGCCATGGGCCGGGAACTGGCCGAGACCCACCCGGTGTTCGCCGACGCCCTGGACGCCGCCTGCGGCTACCTGGACCTCCAGCTCGAACTCCCGCTGCGTGACGTGCTGTTCGCCGAGCCCGACTCGCCCCAGGCCGAGCTGCTGCACCGCACCGAGTACGCCCAGCCCGCCCTGTTCGCCCTCGAAGTGGCGCTCTACCGCCTCCTGGAGAGCTGGGGCCTGACCCCCGACTACCTCGCCGGCCACTCCATCGGCGAGATCGCCGCCGCGCACGTCGCCGGGGTGCTCACCCTGGAGGACGCGGCGATCCTGGTCGCCGCCCGCGGCCGTCTCATGCAGCAACTCCCCACCGGCGGCGCCATGGTCGCCGTCCGGGCCGCCGAGGCCGACGTGACGCCCCTGCTCACCGAACGCACCGGCGTCGCCGCCGTCAACGGCCCCGCCTCCGTGGTCGTCTCCGGCGACGAGGCCGACGTGGAGCGCATCGCCGGCGAACTCGCCGCGCGCGGCCACGACACCAAGCGCCTACGGGTCAGCCATGCCTTCCACTCGCCGCTGATGGAACCGATGCTGGCCGAGTTCCGCCGCATCGCCCACGTGCTCGACTACGCCGAGCCCGCGCTGCCCGTGGTGTCCACCGTCACCGGCGACCTGGTCACCTCCGAACTGTGCGACCCCGAGTACTGGGTGGAGCACGTCCGCGCGCAGGTCCGCTTCCACGACGCCGTGCGCTGGCTGGCCGACGCGGGCGTACGCACCTTCCTGGAGATCGGCCCCGACGCGGTGCTGTCCGCCATGGGCCCGGACTGCGTCGACACCCCCGGCACCGCCTTCCTGCCGGTGCTGCGCCGCGACCGTCCCGAAACCCACGAGGCGCTCTCCGCACTGGCCGCCGCGCACACCCGCGGCGTCCCGGTCGACTGGGAACGCCACTTCCGCGGCCACGGCGCCAAACGTACGGACCTGCCGCCCTACCCCTTCCAGCGCCGCCGGTTCTGGCTGGAGCAGGGCTCGGCCACCGACGCCGGCGGGCTCGGCCAACTCCCGGCAGGACACCCGTTGCTGGCCGCGGTCGTCGCCGTCGGCGCCGAGGGCGTCGTCCTCACCGGGCGGCTGTCCACCCGTACCCATCCCTGGCTGGCCGATCACGTCATCTCCGGCCGCGTGCTGTTCCCCGGCACCGCCTTCGTCGAACTCGCCCTGTGCGCCGGGGACCAGGTGGGCGCCGGCACCCTGCGAGAGCTGACCCTCGGCGCGCCCCTGGTGCTGAACGCCGACGGTGGCGTAGCGATCCAGGTCGCCGTCGCCGAACCCGACGACTCCGGCAGCCGCGCCGTCACCGTGCACTCCCGGCCCGACGGCGACGACACCGCGCCCTGGACCCGCCACGCCACCGGCGTGCTCACCGCCACCGCCGTGCCCACCGCCGCGGACCTGATCACCTGGCCGCCCCTCGGCGCCGAACCCCTCGACGTCACCGGCGTCTACACCGACCTGGCCGACCAGGGCTACGGCTACGGACCCGCCTTCCAGGGCCTGCGCGCCGCCTGGAAGCACGGCACCGACGTCTACGCCGAGGTGACCCTGCCCGAACCGGCCGCCAGCGACGCCCCCGGGTTCGGCCTGCACCCCGCGCTGCTGGACGCGGCCCTGCACGCCGCCGACCTCGACGCCGAACCGAGCGACGAGGTGCTGCTGCCGTTCGCCTGGACCGATGTCACCCTGCACGCCACCGGCGCCACCGCCGTGCGCGTGAAGATCTCCCGCACCGGCGGCAACACCATCGCACTGCACCTCGCCGACGCCACCGGAGCGCCGGTGGCCGACGTCGCGGGACTGACGTCCCTGCCAGTTCCGGACACCGACGTCCTCTACACGGTGGGGTGGTCGCCGTGTCCTCGGCCGGCGACCACCCCACCCCTGCACATCGCCGTCCTGGACGACGAGACCGGCACGCTGCCCACCGGACCGGCCCCGGACATCGCCGTCCACCGCGTGCCCGAAGGGCCCGGTGACTCCGCCGCCGACGCCCGCGAGGCCCGCGACGCCACCTCGGACGTGCTGCGGCTGCTGCGGACCTGGCAGCGCGGCGAACGGTTCGCGGACACCCGGCTCGTGGTCGTCACCTCGCCCGGCAGCCCCGACCACGCCGCCGTACGCGGCCTGGTGCGCTCCGCGCAGGCGGAGAACCCCGGCCGCTACGTGCTCGTGGCACACGACGCCCTGCCCACCGACGCCGAACTGCGCGCCGCCCTCGCCACCGGCGAACCCGAACTCGCCCTGTTCGGCGGCCAGTTCAGCGTGCCCCGGCTGACCTCCCTGCCCGCCGCCACCGCCACCGCGGCCGACTGGGGCACCGTCCTGATCACCGGCGGCACCGGCGGCCTGGGCGCACTCCTGGCCCGGCATCTGGTGCGCGAACACGACGTACGCGACCTGGTGCTCGTCGGGCGCCGCGGCTCCGCCCCCGCCCTGGCGGAGGAGCTCACCGCCCTCGGCGCCGAGGTGACCGTCGCCGCCTGCGACGTCGGCGACCGCGAAGCACTCCGGCAACTGCTGGCCGAGCACCCCGTCGACTCCGTCGTGCACGCCGCCGGCACCGTCCGCGACGGCGTCCTCGACAGCCTTACCGACGAGATGGTCGACGAGGTCTTCCACGCCAAGGCCGAGGGCGCCTGGCACCTGCACGAGCTGACCCGCGACCACGACCTGCGCCACTTCGTCCTGTTCTCCTCGCTCGCCGCCGTCCTCGACGGCGCCGGCCAGGGCAACTACGCCGCCGCCAACGCCTACCTCGACGCCCTCGCCGAGCACCGCGCGACCCTCGGCCTGCCCGCCACCGCCCTCGCCTGGGGCCTGTGGGCCACCGACACCGGCATGGGCGCCGCGCTCGACGACGCCACGCTGGAACGCATCGCCGGATACGGCCTGCCCGGACTCACCGCCGAACGCTCGCTGGAACTCTTCGACGCGGTCGTACGCTCCGGCGCACCCCGCGTCGTCCCCGTCGAGGTCGACGCCGCCGCCGTACGCCGCCGCCCCGACGGCATACCCCCGCTGCTCAGCACGGTCGTCCGGCCGGTCACCCGGCGGACAGCCGCCGCCACGGCCACCGACGGCGGCGCCGAGGGCGGAGCGCTCGCCGCACTGCCCGTCGCCGAACGCGGCCGCGCGCTGCTGGAGTTGGTGCGCACCGAGGTCGCGGCCGTGCTGCGGCACGACGGCCCCTCCGCCATCGACCCGGCCCGCGCGTTCACCGAGATCGGCTTCGACTCGCTGGCCGCCGTGGAACTGCGCAACCGGCTGAACACCGTCACGGGGAAGCAACTGCCCGCCACTCTCGTCTTCGACTACCCCACCTCCCAGGCACTCGCCGACCACATCCGCGACGTCCTCTTCGGCGCGGAGCCCCAGGCCGCCGCCCTCGTCGCCACACGCCGCGCCGACGATGACGACCCGATCGTCATCGTCGGCATGAGCTGCCGCTACCCCGGCGGCGTCGGTTCGCCCGAGGACCTGTGGCACCTGGTCGCCGACGGCGTCGACGGCGTCGCGGACTTCCCCGCCGACCGCGGCTGGGACACCGAGGCGCTCTACGACCCGGAGCCGGGCACGCCCGGCCGCACGTACACCCGCGAAGGCGCCTTCCTGTACGACGCGGCCGAGTTCGACGCGGACTTCTTCGGCATCAGCCCGCGTGAGGCGGTCGCCATGGACCCGCAGCAGCGGCTGCTGCTGGAGGTGTCCTGGGAGGCGCTGGAGCGCGCCGCCATCGACCCGGCGACCGTCCGCGGCTCCCGCACCGGCGTCTTCGCCGGCGTCATGTACCACGACTACGGCACCTGGCTGACCGACGTTCCCGAGGATGTCGCCGCCTACCTCGGCAACGGCAGTCTCGGCAGCGTCGTCTCCGGACGCGTCGCCTACGCCCTGGGCCTGGAGGGCCCGGCCGTCACCGTCGACACCGCCTGCTCCTCCTCACTGGTCACCCTCCACCTGGCCGCGCAGGCCCTGCGGCAGGGCGAATGCGAACTCGCCCTGGTCGGCGGTGTCACCGTGATGTCCACCCCCGACACCTTTGTGGACTTCGCCCGCCAGCGCGGGCTGGCCGCGGACGGCCGCTGCAAGTCGTTCGCCGCCGCGGCCGACGGCACCGGCTGGGGCGAGGGCGTCGGCATGCTCGTTGTCGAGCGGCTCTCCGACGCCCGCCGCAACGGCCACCAGGTACTCGCCGTGGTCCGCGGCTCCGCCGTCAACTCCGACGGCGCGTCCAACGGGCTCACCGCGCCCAACGGCCCCTCGCAGCAACGGGTCATCCGGGCCGCGCTGGCCGGCGCCGGGCTCACGACCGCCGACGTCGACGCCGTCGAGGCGCACGGCACCGGCACCACCCTCGGCGACCCCATCGAGGCGCAGGCCCTGCTGGCCACCTACGGCCAGGAGCGGCCCGACGGCCGGCCGCTGTGGCTGGGCTCCATCAAGTCCAACATCGGCCACACCCAGGCCGCCGCCGGTGTCGCGGGCATCATCAAGATGGTGATGGCGATGCGCAACGGCACACTGCCGCGCACCCTGCACGTCGACGCGCCCTCCGACCAGGTCGACTGGTCGGCGGGCGCGGTGGAACTGCTCACCGAGACCCGCCCATGGGAGGCATCGGACCGGCCGCGCCGCGCGGGCGTCTCCTCGTTCGGCATCAGCGGCACCAACGCCCACGTCATCATCGAGGAGTTCCCCCAGCCGGAGGCCGTCGAGCCCGACCCGGTCACCGCCCCGCCGGTGGTCGTCCTGCCGCTCTCCGCCCGCGCGCCCGAGGCGCTGCGCGGCCAGGCCGAGCGACTGCGGGAGACGACCGCCGCCGCACCCGCCGACCTCGGCCTGGCGCTCGCCACCACCCGCAGCACCCACCCGCACCGCGCCGTCGTCGTCGCCGCGGACGACGGCCAGGCCGCCGCCGGCCTGGACGCCCTGGCCCGCGGCGCCGAGGCACCCGGCCTGCTGGTCACCGGCTCCGTCACCGAGGGCGGGCTCGCCTTCCTGTTCTCCGGGCAGGGCGCGCAGCGCCCCGGCATGGGCCGCGACTGGTACGACACGTACCCCGTGTACGCCGAGCACTTCGACCGGGCCGCCGCCCTGTTCGACAAGCACCTGGAACGGCCGCTGGCCGAGGTCGTCTTCGGCGACGACTCCGAGGCGCTGGAGCAGACCGCGTACACCCAGGCCGCCCTGTTCACCACCCAGGTCGCCCTCTACCGGCTGCTGGAGTCGCTCGGGGTGCGACCCGACTGGCTGGCCGGACACTCGATCGGCGAGTTCGCCGCCGCGCACGTCGCGGGCGTGTGGTCCCTCCAGGACGCGGTGAGCGCCGTCGCCGCCCGCGGCCGGCTCATGCAGGCGCTGCCCGAGGGCGGCGCGATGATCGCTGTCCAGGCCACCGAGGAGGAGGTCACGCCGCTCCTGGACGAGCGGATGGGCATCGCCGCCGTCAACGGCCCCCGTGCCGTCGTCGTCTCCGGTGACGAGGACGCCGTCACCGGGCTCGCCGCCGGATTCACCACGACCCGGCGGCTGCGCGTCTCGCACGCCTTCCACTCGCCCCGCATGGAACCCATGCTGGAGGAGTTCCGGCAGGTCATGTCCGACCTCGCCACCGGGGAACCGAGTGTGCCCATCGTGTCCACCCTCACCGGCGCGCCCGCCGCGCCCGGTGAACTCGGCTCCGCCGACTACTGGGTGCGACACGTGCGGGAGACGGTGCGCTTCGCCGACGCCGTCACCGCCTTGGCCGCCCAGGGCGTCGACACCTTCCTGGAACTCGGCCCGGCCGCCGTGCTCAGCGCCATGGGCCCGGACTGCGTCGCCGACGACGACTCCCAGGACACCGATGGCGCGGATGTCGCCTTCGTGCCCACCGCCCGCAAGGACACCGCGCAGGTACCCGGGCTGCTCGCCGCCGTGGCCGCCGTCCACACCCGGGGCGCGGACGTCGACTGGGCGGTCCTGTACGACGGTTACGCGGGACGCCGTACCGAACTGCCCACCTACGCCTTCCAGCACCGCCGGTTCTGGCTCGACACGGCCGTCGCCAAGGGCGATGCCGCCGGCCACGGACTCACGTCGGTCGACCACCCGTTGGTCAGCGCGCGCATCGAGATGGCCGGCTCCGACGGCGTCCTGCTGACCGGCCGGATCTCCACCGCCACCCACCCGGTCCTGGCCCAACACGCCGTGCTCGGCACCGTGTTGCTGCCCGGCACCGCCCTGGTCGACCTCGCCGTGCACGCCGGAGGCCTCGTCGGGCTGCCCGTCCTGGACGAGCTGACCCTCCAGGCACCGCTGGTCCTGCCCGAGGACACCGCCGTACGCATCCAGGTGTCCGCCCGCCCCGACGGCGGAGTCGAGATCCACTCGCGGCCCGAGAACGCCCCCGCCGACGAAGGCTGGACCCGCAACGCCACCGGTACCCTCACCGCCGTGACCGACGAGCCGCCGCGCCCGCCGGCCGCCTGGCCGCCGCCCGGCGCGACCCCGGTCGACGTCACCGGCCTCTACCCGCGCATGCACACCGAGGGCTACGACTACGGCCCCGTCTTCCGCGGCGTACGGACGGCCTGGCGCCGCGGCGACACCGTGTTCGCCGAGCTCGAACTGCCCGCCGAAGCCCGGCAGGACGCCACCCGCTACGGCCTGCACCCGGCACTCCTGGACTCGGCCCTGCACGTCACCTCCCTGCTCGACAGCGAGACCGACACGGACACCGGCAGCGGCAGCGATGACGGTGAGCGGGACGGCCACGGCGAGGCGGGCCTGGCCCTGCCGTTCGCCTGGACCGGCGTCACCCTCCACGCCCAGGGCTCGCTCACCGCCCGCGTACGTGTCATCCCGGGCGCCGAGGGCACCCGCATCGAGGTGGCGGACGGCGAGGGGCAACCCGTCGCCACCGTCGCCTCGTTCGTCACCCGTACCGTCACCGCCGACCGGCTCGCCCGGCAGCAGCGGTCGCTGTACGCCGTCGAGCCCGTGCCGCTGCCCGAAGCCGCAGACCGGACCGACCGCCGCACCTGGGCGGCCCTCGGCGCCGACGACCTCGGTCTCGGCGTCCCCGTCCACGCGGACCTGGCCGCACTCGGCGACACCGTGCCCGACGTGGTCGTCCTGCCGGTGCGGGCGCCGCGGTCCGACGCGGACGACATGCCGACCGCCGTGCGCGGTGCGCTGCACGCCGCCCTGGAGCCCGTCCAGCGGTGGCTGGCCGACGAGCGCTACGCCGACTCGGTGCTCCTCGTGCTCACCGGCGACACCCTCGCCGACGCCCCCGTACGGGGCCTGGTCCGCGCCGCGCAGGCCGAGGACCCCGGCCGTATCGTGCTCCTCGGGCTGGGGGAGGACCTCCCCGCCCGCGCCGCGCTCGCCGCCGCCCTCGACACCGGGGAACCCGAGGTGATCTGGCGCGACGGCCGGGCGTGCGTGCCCCGACTCGCCCTCGCCGAACAGCCGTTGGCGACGGCGGACCCCGACTGGGGCACCGTCCTCGTCACCGGCGGCACCGGCGGGCTCGGCGCGCTCGTCGCACGGCACCTCACCACCCGGCACGGCGTCACCCGGCTGGTGCTGGCCAGCCGCAGCGGTCCCCAGGCCGCCGGCGCCGAGCGGCTGCGCGAGGAACTGGCCGGCCTCGGCGCCCATGCCGAGCTCGTCGCCTGCGACGTCGGCGACCGGGACGCGCTCGCCGCCCTGCTCGACGCCCACCCCGTCGACAGCGTCGTGCACACCGCGGGCGTCCTCGCCGACGGCACGGTCGGCACGCTCACCCCGGAACGCATCGAGACCGTGCTGCGGCCCAAGGCCGACGCCGCCTGGCATCTGCACGAGCTGACCCGGGACCGGGACCTGCGCCAGTTCGTGCTGTTCTCCTCGGCCGCCGGCACCCTCGACGCCTCGGGCCAGGGCAACTACGCCGCGGCCAACGTCTTCCTCGACGCCCTCGCCGAGCACCGCGCCGCACAGGGACTGCCCGCCACCTCCCTCGCCTGGGGCCTGTGGTCCGGCGCGGGCGGCATGGGCGGGCAGCTCGACGAGACGGACCTGCAGCGCATCGAACGTTCCGGCATCGGCGCGCTCGACCCCGACGAGGGCCTGGCACTCTTCGACGATGCCGTGGCCACCGGCCTGCCCGCCCTGGTCCCGGTCCGCCTGGACATCGCCGCGCTGCGCCGCCGGGGCGACGACGTGCCCGCCGTGCTGCGCGCCCTCGCCGGAGTCACCGCCCGCGCCACGCACACCGAGGCGACCCGCACCCTGGCCGAACGCCTCGCCGACCTGCCCGCCGCCGATCACGAGCACACCGTGCTCGACCTGGTCCGCACCGAGGTCGCCGCCGTCCTCGGCCACGCCGGAGCCTCCGCCATCGAACCCCGGCGCGCCTTCACCGAGTTGGGCTTCGACTCACTCGCCGCCGTCGAACTGCGCAACCGGCTGGGCGCGGCCGTCGGGCTGCGGCTGCCCTCGACCCTCATCTTCGACTACGCCACCCCGGCGGCCCTGGCCGGCCACCTGCTCGACAGGGTCGGGCCCGATGCCACCGCGACCGCCGCCGCCACCTCGGAGGCCGACGACGACCAGGTGCGCGAACTGCTCGCCGCCATCCCCGTCACCCGCATCCGGGACGCCGGGCTGCTCGACAGCCTGCTGAAGCTGTCCGAGCCCGCCGACCCGGCGGTCCCACGCGAGGCCGACCGCAGCCAGGACATCAAGTCCATGGACGTCGCCGACCTCGTCCGTGCGGCGCTCGACAACAGCACCGCCCCGTGA